One window from the genome of Candidatus Latescibacterota bacterium encodes:
- a CDS encoding polysaccharide pyruvyl transferase family protein, giving the protein MISSRPDKWHIALTGGTLSGNKGAAGMLESTVNYLGQITGHRITFDILSVYPSRDSKAVLPPDSCLVPAPPLMLVAALPFMALIYKLFRILHIPVRPLLSFGLLKSIVKADLLVDISGISFIDGRYAALAYNISCILPGLLTGTPVVKLSQAIGPARTPVNRLAARKMLKRCMMVFARGSKTANNLSQLGLTGFREAPDLAFLLGEGDDLPETPPHIPQRGGETPVIGIAPSQVLSDKCDGMGIDLVELLSEFAVETRKMTGAIIVILAHSHLGRSKRSRNNDYHICHSLRDRIGELEKNRGEAAHCREVPHIGGPLGRITNSDVILVDEDLSPSMLRSIIAGFDIFIACRFHAMISALCTEVPCIVPSWSHKYGEVMSMFGQEGMVISDGDLSSARMAELAISLLGRRAEVSASIASTLPRVKEKASLQLTYIKEYLEEKKAGVEIMASQALHPGRKASLLYEQFYKNEFTSAWFGHSTDPGITGAAASGGLVSALLIDLIESGRIDGAITARIDTSGEKLNFKTVLCRSINDITGCGSSIYSDFDHLGGITSILRENEGRFAVVALPCQWKALDRLLRKNPDLLGEVTHRIGLWCGHATGRGLIDDLLSLKGIRQEEIDSFRYRRGVWRGETWVRMRNGSEMTLPFGKGYGLFQNLYSDCMKRCFFCDDHFARHSDISYGDAWLPELKGGDIKESMAVANTAVGIEAMRGLGQRKNVVLSEISPALAVRAQKRAVIWHIYGMEARKRICGLFGVKRPADTKRSGEFRYDQSGANCPLTDSDRSCLRPRWNDYISSFMMLASWKAYCGPLRAMLLRTPWPFHYPWLLAQKFFLNF; this is encoded by the coding sequence ATGATATCCAGCAGGCCTGATAAATGGCATATTGCCCTCACGGGTGGAACGCTTTCGGGAAACAAGGGTGCCGCGGGCATGCTTGAGAGTACAGTGAATTACCTGGGACAGATTACAGGCCATCGTATAACTTTCGATATATTATCGGTTTATCCTTCGCGAGACTCAAAAGCTGTACTTCCGCCTGATTCCTGTCTTGTTCCGGCTCCACCGCTCATGTTGGTGGCAGCCCTTCCCTTCATGGCACTTATCTACAAGCTGTTCCGTATTCTGCACATCCCCGTCAGGCCGCTCCTCTCATTCGGCCTGCTCAAATCGATCGTGAAAGCCGACCTGCTGGTTGATATCTCTGGAATCTCTTTTATAGATGGAAGATACGCGGCTCTCGCATACAATATCAGTTGTATTCTGCCGGGCCTCCTGACCGGGACACCCGTTGTCAAGCTCTCCCAGGCGATCGGCCCCGCCAGGACTCCGGTAAACAGGCTTGCTGCCAGGAAGATGCTGAAAAGATGTATGATGGTATTCGCCAGAGGCAGTAAGACCGCCAACAATCTTTCACAGCTGGGCCTGACCGGGTTCAGAGAAGCACCGGATCTCGCCTTCCTCCTCGGAGAAGGCGACGATCTTCCGGAAACTCCTCCCCACATCCCCCAGAGAGGCGGAGAAACACCGGTCATCGGTATCGCTCCGAGCCAGGTCCTCTCCGACAAATGCGACGGAATGGGAATCGATCTCGTCGAATTACTGTCGGAATTCGCCGTAGAGACCAGGAAAATGACAGGCGCGATCATAGTGATACTCGCTCACAGCCACCTTGGGAGATCGAAACGATCCCGTAATAACGACTACCACATATGCCACTCTCTTCGAGACAGGATCGGGGAACTCGAAAAGAATCGGGGCGAAGCTGCCCATTGCAGAGAAGTCCCCCACATAGGTGGGCCCCTTGGAAGAATCACCAATAGCGATGTTATCCTGGTTGACGAAGACCTCTCGCCTTCGATGCTTCGCTCTATCATCGCAGGATTCGACATCTTCATCGCCTGCAGGTTCCATGCAATGATCTCTGCCCTGTGCACAGAAGTGCCGTGCATAGTCCCCTCCTGGAGCCACAAGTACGGCGAGGTCATGTCGATGTTCGGCCAGGAGGGAATGGTCATCAGCGACGGGGACCTGTCTTCGGCCCGGATGGCCGAACTGGCAATATCTCTCCTGGGCAGAAGAGCCGAAGTATCCGCGTCGATCGCCTCCACCCTTCCCAGGGTGAAGGAAAAAGCATCCCTTCAACTCACCTATATAAAAGAGTACCTCGAAGAGAAAAAGGCCGGTGTGGAAATAATGGCTTCCCAGGCTCTCCATCCCGGCAGAAAAGCCTCGCTCCTCTACGAACAATTCTATAAGAATGAGTTCACCTCCGCCTGGTTCGGCCACAGCACCGACCCGGGCATCACCGGTGCCGCCGCTTCCGGGGGCCTCGTCTCGGCCCTTCTGATCGACCTGATCGAATCAGGGAGGATAGATGGCGCTATAACTGCCAGAATCGATACATCGGGAGAGAAACTGAATTTCAAGACAGTCCTGTGTCGCAGCATAAACGATATAACAGGGTGCGGTTCAAGCATTTACAGCGATTTTGACCACCTGGGTGGAATCACGTCCATACTCAGGGAAAATGAGGGAAGATTTGCGGTCGTTGCCCTTCCCTGCCAGTGGAAGGCCCTGGACCGTCTTCTCAGGAAGAATCCCGACCTGCTTGGTGAGGTCACCCACAGGATAGGACTATGGTGTGGGCATGCCACGGGGCGGGGCCTGATCGATGATCTCCTCTCCTTAAAAGGAATACGACAGGAAGAGATAGATTCGTTCCGTTACCGAAGGGGAGTATGGAGAGGCGAGACCTGGGTCAGGATGAGGAATGGTTCAGAGATGACTCTGCCGTTCGGAAAGGGATACGGCCTCTTCCAGAACCTCTACAGTGACTGCATGAAGCGGTGCTTCTTCTGCGACGACCATTTTGCCAGACATTCCGATATCAGTTATGGCGATGCCTGGCTGCCCGAGCTGAAAGGCGGCGACATAAAAGAATCGATGGCAGTGGCAAATACGGCAGTTGGAATCGAAGCCATGCGAGGGCTCGGACAGAGAAAAAACGTCGTACTCTCCGAAATATCTCCGGCACTGGCAGTCCGTGCCCAGAAAAGAGCCGTCATATGGCATATATATGGAATGGAGGCCCGAAAGAGGATCTGTGGACTCTTCGGCGTGAAGCGGCCAGCCGACACAAAGCGGTCCGGTGAGTTTCGTTACGACCAGTCCGGCGCCAATTGCCCGCTGACCGATTCAGACAGATCATGTCTCAGGCCAAGATGGAACGACTATATCTCTTCGTTCATGATGCTGGCATCATGGAAAGCTTACTGTGGCCCATTGCGTGCCATGCTGCTCAGGACTCCGTGGCCGTTCCACTATCCCTGGCTGCTGGCCCAGAAATTCTTCCTGAATTTCTGA
- a CDS encoding flippase-like domain-containing protein, which yields MQMRKIYRWLLFAAVMAAVIWFAWKSLSRLDARELLSRKGPVLLSLALVTSAFLTRFAVWSFLASTLGLRAGITEGGRGYFLSLLGRYVPGKIGLALVRIETYRKHPPEKVVLATGLELLCAVSAALLLALAGSVDPPVPLPSLYRWASMAGILILAVILSPPVLTRAASLLMRVTGRKTSAKLPSYRLIMAFTGLYVIPGLLHGLGLFVLLDSMSGVGAGSYLAITGAYYAASLGGLIAIFAPGGLGVREGLLFLILPLIVPSEDAVLAALLIRLVTLASELTLAGLFSILYKKKHRQENKRRSPDSPVDDSDR from the coding sequence ATGCAAATGCGCAAAATATACAGATGGTTACTCTTCGCAGCAGTAATGGCCGCCGTGATCTGGTTCGCCTGGAAAAGCCTGTCCCGCCTCGACGCTCGAGAACTCCTTTCCAGAAAAGGTCCTGTCCTTCTCTCGTTAGCTCTTGTGACTTCTGCCTTCCTCACCAGATTCGCCGTCTGGTCTTTCCTCGCATCGACGCTGGGCCTGCGAGCAGGAATAACGGAGGGTGGAAGAGGATATTTTCTCTCCCTGCTGGGCCGTTATGTCCCTGGAAAGATCGGACTCGCTCTGGTCAGGATCGAAACCTACAGAAAACATCCTCCTGAAAAGGTCGTCCTGGCGACAGGGCTTGAGCTTCTCTGCGCCGTGTCGGCAGCGCTCCTGCTCGCTCTCGCTGGCTCGGTCGATCCGCCGGTGCCGCTCCCCTCATTATACAGGTGGGCATCAATGGCCGGCATCCTGATCCTCGCAGTCATCCTGTCACCCCCCGTACTCACTCGCGCGGCATCCCTGCTGATGAGGGTCACCGGCAGAAAGACCAGCGCGAAACTACCTTCCTACCGCCTCATAATGGCATTTACAGGCCTCTATGTGATTCCGGGCCTTCTACACGGCCTCGGGCTATTCGTGCTTCTCGATTCGATGTCAGGGGTCGGCGCCGGAAGCTACCTTGCGATAACTGGCGCATATTATGCGGCTAGCCTCGGCGGACTCATCGCTATATTCGCCCCGGGAGGGCTTGGAGTGAGAGAAGGGCTGCTCTTCCTTATATTACCGCTCATCGTGCCGAGTGAAGACGCGGTGCTTGCCGCACTTCTCATACGGCTGGTCACGCTGGCCTCTGAACTCACCCTGGCGGGACTGTTCAGCATCCTTTATAAGAAAAAACATCGGCAGGAGAATAAACGCAGAAGTCCGGATTCACCTGTCGACGATTCAGACAGATAA
- a CDS encoding T9SS type A sorting domain-containing protein produces MRAIRLFAVLVVLVCVSTFFFTATALADSELAIDRDWKTSRHDSDRPPTLSVMSSDVNRTIFKLNIEGFSWEEIATRDGFFDRISIESCFRTTDTGHPELPYYRTYIAIPECDDVTIEARVISQSRLGGINVYPVPISEAEREPISQMTLFNERYTRNIESYSTNAFYPASRVEIVRTFKIRNQNVAEIRVYPVRFNPVEKEALLDMEMEISIHHDSPRGQINVENGPFSSICEFLLPNYSAFSMMPGSDGSRPFLSTSPGNLAECDDMTDAINNDTDYLIIIGDSLSSSIDEYDTLTAWEWAVEIGKKRRDFNGFNVSVINIADIIGSNITGESDSTLKEALLDFYDDNDAAHIPDGKLAYILLVGDAYTCDSPGCDEEDRDYIIPTHLGDFWNIGGSVSDYGASDYYYASMDSLKDITPDLFIGRLSVDDVGELGAIAEKIINYEPHSIPSGSDPWYKEFLYVGGDFSNNISTVSEMQGEIEDVSYLIPTTFDYGEIYYDILGYEATRVAINDSINSGKVYMLELGHGNDFYMGTAGRQTWWPNSYENVQNEGKYPVIFAISCETGRFDGITGTLTPPVTSAVSLGEVDAMDAMGERLLNIPGRGAVGFIGFSRSVPGVKHIDLYTEILFSLQSTVGETATAYYYYLLGSPVHYESLVYLGDPALNTFFEEYEETPSDSVDLAMDRGNAFSFDIPGYDELFDKGSSSHFVTRVMNIGPGDAEDFDVQLSVEGNVVETKTVTLLAAYDTINVAFSYTFSLQGNPSISVNVNPDSSISELYYENNTVDSVVSVMDIIDGFPVDLAEKSITSNPNIITQADEISFLINNGNSGLVNVSESGDNSCSVTNIDLEHGFPIPVGSITSGSSFQTVAIGYTQDSVNRTINIYNALTLELEESSSFTVVETYPFSGKGVLYDINNDGNAEIVYIESYYPFTPDPSSLLYKGIIKIFKYDGDQITEIVSQQLDYVPTDLAIEDLDFDNTAEIVVIGFVSITLQDLNRFDTKVNVYNLSGSSLVDLYVNSPIVVEYDGLFTPIPANVFAESGSADSKVMFSDIDKNGYLDIVYGLFRDVGILLFDETGYSHKNVKLFWDYYFYESSATSGVKNYNEQTIVVAADIIEDNGREEIIAKFQNRLFVMDYNPASEEFSIIDSLIVGYGHDIVAGPLLSYLDNDGTLDIVIGSRKLGYYGGTDSYSIRIYNYNSGLVEKQGWTPTRMYGKDDGRLSLADIDSDGSTEIVWQTKSQLFVFATPWSNSGGSVWPVEDGNERLTNSNKRYISGDTGGSNISLAGYIEMLGDLVIDEGDTLFIAPSTEIAVSTEDFEEAGDDTLRVELICDGYMQAYGTENEPVTFYSMATSPDKGDWCGLFFTENSSGGELASVNISSVDYGLKSPVTVELTGCDISSCDISGIYLYEDSTTNESTISSTTVSDVTQQYPKAVIGIYECEGTVTIQDCTVDSGASGIWIDDSSPIISHTEVTENSSTGIFVLGPATVSDGPTISNCTIVDNTYNGIIFVNHPGIVDSCVITDHSQTGIICTEALSCVEIRYSRIEDNTTGIHAFLNACPVVGDNSAGEGMNNSFNNSSYNILQTNSDTSPKIMAEYCYWGTAPLQLPDPSKISGNIDFVPFLASDPLISYGISRRAESETRLYLYQNFPNPVSGNGTTIMYSIPVNDQKVTLKIYDVAGRRVRTLVDGVRGIGKHSITWDEHNDNGSKVARGIYFYQLVAGDQKISKKLILLR; encoded by the coding sequence ATGAGGGCTATACGTTTGTTTGCAGTTCTTGTAGTATTAGTGTGTGTTTCAACCTTTTTCTTCACAGCTACTGCGTTGGCTGATTCAGAGTTGGCCATAGACAGAGACTGGAAAACATCGAGACATGATTCCGACAGACCGCCGACATTATCAGTGATGTCCTCAGACGTTAACAGAACGATCTTTAAACTAAACATCGAGGGGTTCTCCTGGGAGGAAATCGCGACCAGGGACGGCTTCTTCGACAGAATCAGTATAGAGTCATGCTTCAGAACTACCGATACGGGGCATCCTGAACTCCCCTACTACAGGACATACATCGCAATTCCAGAGTGTGACGATGTGACCATTGAGGCAAGAGTAATAAGTCAAAGCCGCCTTGGAGGGATAAATGTGTATCCCGTACCGATTTCCGAGGCCGAACGCGAGCCGATAAGCCAGATGACTCTATTCAATGAGCGATATACACGCAATATCGAATCCTATTCAACAAATGCCTTTTATCCTGCCAGCAGGGTGGAGATTGTAAGGACTTTTAAGATAAGAAACCAGAACGTAGCCGAGATCAGGGTCTACCCGGTTCGTTTCAATCCAGTTGAAAAAGAAGCTCTGCTCGACATGGAAATGGAGATTTCAATCCATCATGATTCTCCCAGAGGGCAGATCAATGTCGAAAACGGGCCGTTTTCCAGTATCTGTGAATTCCTTCTTCCAAATTACTCCGCATTTTCAATGATGCCTGGTAGTGACGGGTCCAGACCTTTCCTGTCTACCAGCCCGGGCAATCTTGCGGAATGTGATGATATGACGGATGCAATCAATAACGATACAGATTATTTAATCATAATCGGTGATTCTCTCTCTAGTAGCATAGATGAATATGACACGCTGACTGCCTGGGAATGGGCTGTCGAGATCGGTAAGAAAAGACGTGATTTCAATGGATTCAACGTCTCAGTTATAAATATCGCTGACATAATAGGTTCCAATATTACGGGCGAGAGTGATTCGACCTTAAAAGAAGCGCTACTGGATTTTTACGATGATAACGATGCCGCGCATATACCGGATGGAAAACTTGCTTACATACTGCTTGTCGGGGATGCTTACACTTGCGATTCGCCGGGATGCGATGAGGAAGACAGGGACTACATAATTCCGACTCATCTAGGTGATTTTTGGAACATAGGTGGTTCTGTTTCTGATTATGGGGCTTCAGATTATTATTATGCTTCCATGGATAGCCTGAAAGATATCACACCGGACCTTTTTATAGGAAGGTTGAGTGTGGATGATGTCGGTGAACTCGGAGCGATAGCAGAAAAAATCATCAATTATGAACCCCACTCAATTCCCTCGGGATCCGATCCCTGGTACAAGGAATTCCTTTATGTCGGAGGAGATTTTTCAAATAATATAAGCACTGTTTCCGAGATGCAGGGTGAGATAGAAGATGTTAGCTACTTGATTCCCACGACATTCGATTATGGAGAGATATATTATGATATTCTTGGATACGAGGCTACACGTGTAGCTATTAATGATTCAATTAATAGCGGCAAAGTGTATATGCTGGAATTGGGACACGGAAATGATTTTTATATGGGTACAGCGGGCCGTCAAACCTGGTGGCCTAATAGCTATGAAAATGTTCAAAATGAAGGGAAATATCCTGTTATATTTGCGATATCGTGTGAGACCGGACGTTTTGATGGAATTACAGGCACTCTAACTCCTCCAGTAACATCGGCAGTCAGCCTTGGTGAAGTTGATGCGATGGATGCAATGGGGGAACGCTTGCTAAATATACCGGGAAGAGGAGCCGTGGGCTTTATTGGTTTTAGCAGGTCTGTTCCTGGTGTAAAACATATCGATCTCTACACTGAGATTCTTTTTTCTCTTCAGTCAACAGTCGGCGAAACGGCTACTGCATATTATTATTATCTTCTGGGTAGTCCGGTTCACTATGAATCTTTGGTCTACTTAGGTGACCCTGCACTAAATACTTTTTTCGAAGAGTATGAGGAAACACCAAGTGATAGTGTGGATCTGGCAATGGACAGGGGTAATGCGTTCAGCTTTGATATTCCCGGTTATGATGAATTGTTTGATAAAGGTAGTTCGAGTCATTTTGTAACAAGAGTAATGAATATTGGACCAGGAGATGCTGAGGATTTTGATGTTCAATTATCAGTAGAAGGAAACGTGGTCGAAACCAAGACAGTCACTCTGCTTGCTGCGTATGATACAATCAATGTGGCCTTTTCATACACGTTCTCGCTGCAGGGTAATCCCAGTATCTCAGTCAATGTGAATCCAGATTCATCTATTTCCGAACTTTATTACGAAAATAATACAGTAGATTCAGTTGTTTCTGTGATGGATATTATTGATGGCTTCCCAGTTGATCTTGCAGAGAAGAGTATAACCTCAAACCCAAATATTATCACCCAGGCTGATGAAATCTCCTTCTTGATTAATAATGGAAATAGCGGTCTGGTAAATGTAAGTGAATCTGGGGACAATTCTTGCAGCGTGACAAATATTGATTTGGAGCATGGATTTCCAATCCCCGTTGGCAGTATTACTTCCGGGAGTTCATTTCAAACAGTAGCAATAGGATATACTCAAGATTCAGTAAACAGAACAATCAATATTTATAATGCTCTAACACTTGAACTCGAAGAGTCGTCATCCTTCACTGTTGTCGAGACGTATCCATTTTCAGGAAAAGGTGTGCTATATGATATCAACAATGATGGAAATGCTGAGATTGTATACATAGAATCTTATTACCCGTTTACGCCCGATCCTTCTTCGCTCCTGTATAAGGGCATTATAAAGATTTTCAAATATGATGGCGATCAAATAACTGAGATTGTTTCGCAGCAACTGGATTATGTTCCAACAGATCTCGCAATTGAGGACCTTGATTTCGATAATACAGCGGAAATTGTGGTAATTGGATTTGTTTCCATAACACTACAGGATTTAAATAGATTTGACACTAAAGTCAATGTTTACAATCTATCAGGATCATCGCTCGTTGATCTTTATGTGAATTCACCTATTGTCGTCGAATATGATGGTCTTTTCACTCCTATTCCTGCCAATGTTTTTGCCGAGTCCGGCAGTGCTGATAGTAAAGTGATGTTTTCGGATATAGATAAGAATGGGTATCTTGATATCGTTTATGGTTTGTTTAGAGATGTTGGGATTCTTCTTTTTGATGAGACGGGATACAGCCATAAGAATGTAAAACTTTTTTGGGATTATTATTTCTACGAAAGTTCCGCAACATCCGGGGTGAAAAATTATAATGAACAGACAATTGTTGTGGCGGCAGACATAATTGAGGATAACGGACGTGAGGAAATAATTGCAAAATTCCAGAACCGTCTTTTCGTTATGGATTACAATCCTGCAAGTGAAGAATTCAGTATCATAGACTCTCTCATCGTGGGATATGGGCATGATATTGTGGCTGGTCCTCTACTCAGCTACCTTGATAATGATGGAACTTTAGATATTGTCATTGGATCAAGGAAACTTGGTTATTACGGAGGTACTGATTCATATTCCATAAGGATCTATAATTACAATTCGGGCTTGGTAGAGAAGCAGGGCTGGACGCCGACAAGGATGTATGGGAAAGATGATGGCAGGTTATCACTAGCAGATATAGATAGTGACGGAAGTACAGAAATTGTATGGCAGACAAAGTCTCAATTATTTGTATTTGCTACTCCATGGTCGAATAGTGGGGGATCGGTCTGGCCCGTGGAAGATGGTAACGAGCGCCTCACAAACAGCAACAAGAGATATATCAGTGGCGATACCGGTGGAAGCAACATAAGCCTGGCTGGATACATCGAGATGCTCGGAGATTTGGTCATCGACGAGGGCGATACGCTGTTTATTGCACCAAGCACGGAGATAGCTGTCAGTACTGAAGACTTTGAAGAGGCCGGAGACGACACGCTTCGTGTCGAGTTGATATGCGATGGATACATGCAGGCGTACGGAACGGAGAACGAACCTGTCACTTTCTATTCGATGGCCACTTCGCCTGACAAAGGTGACTGGTGCGGTTTGTTCTTTACCGAAAACAGTTCAGGAGGAGAGCTGGCCAGCGTAAATATCAGCAGTGTCGACTACGGGCTGAAGAGTCCGGTGACGGTCGAACTAACTGGTTGTGACATATCCAGTTGCGACATCTCTGGTATCTATCTGTATGAGGACAGTACCACCAACGAGAGTACGATCTCATCAACAACCGTCAGCGACGTGACTCAGCAGTATCCGAAGGCTGTAATCGGAATCTATGAATGCGAAGGTACTGTGACGATCCAGGATTGTACAGTAGATTCAGGGGCAAGTGGGATCTGGATCGATGATTCCAGCCCGATCATATCACACACAGAAGTGACCGAAAATAGCAGTACAGGGATTTTTGTCCTCGGGCCAGCAACAGTATCAGACGGACCGACGATCTCTAATTGCACAATCGTCGATAACACTTACAACGGCATTATATTCGTGAATCATCCGGGAATCGTGGATAGTTGTGTCATTACTGATCATAGTCAGACTGGTATCATCTGCACTGAGGCCTTGTCTTGCGTCGAAATCCGGTATTCCCGCATCGAAGACAATACGACGGGGATTCACGCTTTCCTTAACGCTTGCCCGGTCGTAGGAGACAACTCTGCTGGTGAAGGAATGAACAATTCTTTTAACAACAGTAGCTACAACATTCTGCAGACTAACTCCGATACATCGCCGAAAATTATGGCGGAGTATTGTTATTGGGGCACAGCTCCCTTGCAGCTCCCCGATCCATCCAAGATTTCTGGAAATATCGATTTCGTGCCATTCCTTGCAAGTGATCCGTTAATCAGTTATGGCATAAGCCGCAGGGCGGAATCGGAGACACGCCTCTACCTTTACCAGAACTTCCCGAATCCGGTATCCGGTAACGGTACGACGATCATGTATTCAATACCGGTCAATGATCAGAAGGTAACCCTGAAGATCTATGATGTTGCAGGAAGAAGGGTCAGGACTCTCGTTGACGGAGTCAGGGGTATCGGCAAACATTCCATTACTTGGGACGAACATAACGACAACGGATCAAAGGTTGCCAGGGGCATTTACTTCTATCAGCTCGTAGCTGGCGACCAGAAAATTTCAAAGAAACTCATTCTCTTGAGATAG
- a CDS encoding glycosyltransferase family 2 protein has product GILPSVHGVIVVDDGSSDRTVEVARQAGAEVVSHGTNRGVGAAFMTGREAALATDADIIVNIDGDGQFDTGDIKKLVDPIVNGKAEFVTASRFKDPTKYPKMTRVKFLGNRLMSWMISRMTGRRFYDVSCGFRAYSREAMQRLNLFGDFTYTQERFLDLAFKGVLIAEVAVDVRGTREFGKSRVASNLFRYGWQTFKIIIRTLRDFRPLKLFSWIAGALFIMGLAPSVFLTWHYITSGRFSPHKWAGFLAGFLILLASLSLVLGFILEMFARMRMNQEEILARLRGKRD; this is encoded by the coding sequence CCGGAATTCTCCCCTCGGTCCACGGAGTCATAGTAGTCGATGATGGTTCGAGCGACCGTACTGTGGAAGTTGCAAGGCAGGCGGGCGCGGAGGTAGTGAGCCATGGGACGAACCGGGGGGTCGGAGCAGCCTTTATGACTGGCAGAGAGGCAGCGCTGGCAACGGATGCCGATATTATCGTTAACATCGATGGTGACGGACAGTTCGACACGGGCGATATTAAAAAGCTGGTCGATCCGATAGTGAATGGGAAGGCCGAGTTCGTGACAGCCTCGCGGTTCAAGGACCCGACGAAGTATCCCAAAATGACGAGGGTGAAGTTTCTCGGGAACAGGCTCATGTCATGGATGATAAGCCGTATGACGGGCAGAAGATTTTACGATGTATCGTGTGGTTTCAGGGCTTATTCGAGGGAAGCCATGCAGCGGCTGAACCTTTTTGGAGATTTTACATATACACAGGAGCGCTTCCTTGATCTTGCCTTCAAGGGCGTATTGATAGCCGAGGTGGCCGTCGACGTCAGGGGCACGAGAGAGTTTGGGAAGTCGAGAGTCGCATCGAATCTTTTCAGGTATGGCTGGCAGACATTTAAGATCATTATCAGAACATTGAGGGATTTCAGGCCGCTCAAGCTGTTTTCATGGATCGCAGGAGCCCTGTTCATCATGGGACTTGCCCCTTCGGTTTTTCTCACATGGCATTATATCACCAGTGGCAGGTTTTCACCCCACAAGTGGGCCGGTTTTCTGGCTGGATTCCTGATCCTGCTGGCTTCACTCAGTCTAGTCCTTGGATTCATACTGGAGATGTTTGCCAGGATGAGGATGAATCAGGAAGAGATACTTGCCAGGCTGCGTGGGAAAAGGGACTGA